The Nitrospirota bacterium sequence CTTGAGGCGCCTTTGGCTCCAATGACTGCCTCTGAGATGGAAGGCATAGACATCAGCCCAGAAAAGATTAAAGGGGCGTTTGACGAACTTAAAAGGAGATATGATGCAGTTGTCGTAGAAGGCATTGGAGGGCTCCTTGTGCCTTTAAAAAAAGACTACTTTGTCTTAGACATGATAAAAGATATGGGGCTTCCTCTGATTGTCGTGACAAGGCCCTCTCTGGGAACGATAAACCATACACTGCTTACAGTCAGGTATGCCAAAATGGAAGGCATCGAGATTGCAGGCATAATAATCAACTATAGCTCCCCATCGCAAGGCACGCAAGCAGAAGAGACAAGCCCTCATGTCATAAGTGTTCTTTCGCCTGTGCCTGTCATAGGCATCATACCCCATCTCAGCGACCTCGGAAAAGAGACCCTCGAAAAAATAGCTACTAAAAGCCTATTATTCGATATCATTAGAAAATACCTCTAACCATTTCATCCTCCACTTATCCCCTCTTCTGAGGAAGGGAACTTCTTGCGAGCAAGTCTCCTTTTTGTCATTCCCGCTCGTCGGGAATCCTTCTTAAAGAAAGATTCTGGACAAGCCAGAATGACAATCAACGAAACCGAATGCCAAAAAAATGGGGGAACTTTTGTTTGCTTATTTCTCTTGTTTAGTTTGCCTCACATGTATAAAATATTGGGATGTCTGAAAAGAACTCTCCTATAAAGGGCATAATACAGTCCTTAGGCCTTGTATTTGGAGACATAGGCACTTCTCCCATCTACACAGTAACGGTAGTATTCCTTTTGCTTAAACCAACGCATGACAATGTTCTTGGAGTCCTTTCCATTATAGTCTGGACACTTATAACACTTGTAACTATCCAGTATAACTGGCTTGCCATGAGCCTAAGTAAAAGAGGCGAGGGCGGTGTGATTGTGCTAAGGGAAATATTTTTTTCATCAGTGGGTGGAAGAAAGAGGCTTGCACTCATCGGGATACTGCCCATCATAGGGGTTTCGCTTCTTATTGGAGATGGCGTAATCACGCCTGCCATAAGCATACTTTCTGCTGTAGAGGGTGCACTTCTCATACCAGGTCTCGAGGGACTATCCACAGGCTCTATAGTTTTCATAGCATCTATGATTGCCATATTGCTTTTTGCCTTTCAGAGGAGAGGCACAGAGAAAGTGGCAGGTGCATTTGGGCCTGTAATGTGCATATGGTTTTCGTCCCTTGCGATTATCGGCGCGGCAGGCATCATGTCTGCACCCGAGGTTCTTAAGGCACTAAACCCCTACTGGGGGATAAAGTTCCTCATGGAAAACAAATTTGCAGGCTTCATTGCCTTAGGAGAAATCATACTCTGTGCAACTGGCTCTGAGGCAATGTATGCGGACATGGGACACTTAGGAAGTAAGCCCATAAGACAGGCATGGACATTAGTGTTTCCTTCGCTTATCCTTAATTACCTTGGACAGGGTGCGTTTATCATGCAGCATCCTCAAGCAAAAAACATCCTCTTTGAGATGGTCTTTTATTATGCAAATGCCCTGTATATCCCATTTCTGTTTATGAGCATCACAGCAACAATAATCGCATCTCAGGCAATGATAAGCGGTGTGTTCTCAATAATATATCAGGGAATAACAACGAGGCTCATGCCAATGTTCAAGGTGGACTATACATCGACTGAAAGAAGGTCTCAGATATATATAGGCTCTGCCAACTGGTTTCTGCTTTTTGCAGTGCTATTCATAATGGTGGAGTTCAAGGAATCAAGCAGGCTTGCCTCAGCATATGGACTTGCCGTTACAGGCGCCATGACCCTGACAGCAACGGTGATGTCAGTCATATTCTACCTGAGAAAGAAACCCCTTCTTTCAGGTATCTCTGCCGCTGTCGCATTAATAGATGTTGCGTATCTTACTGCCAGCTTCTATAAGCTCCCACAGGGAGGTTTCTGGTCATTGATACTGGCATCGATACCGCTTTTCATGATAATCCTCTACATGAATGGCCAGAAAAGGCTTTATAAGTCTATGGACTTCATGCCCTTAGAGGATTTCCTTCTTAAATTCAGGAGGGTTTATGCAAAAACAGCAAGGCTCGAGGGCACTGCGATTTTTCTCATCAGAGACATAGAGAAAATTCCGTTTTATATTACTCAGACAATGTTCTTTCACGGAGTCATCTATGAGGACAATATCTTTGTTTCAATTATCAAAAGGGATGACCCATTCGGGGTCATAGGGTTTTTTAAAGATGACCTCTCAGCGGGACTCAGGGTATTTGAGATTCAGATGGGATATATGGAGGTAATAAATGTCGAGGAGATTCTGAGGGAGGCAGGGGTTGAGGAAAGGGTCGTTTTCTATGGACTTGAGGATATCTCTGCGAGAAGCCCAGTCTGGAAGCTATTCTCCTTTATTAAGAGGATAACCCCGCCTTTTATACAGTTCTATAAGTTTCCTCCAAGAAAGCTACATGGAGTATTGACAAAGATTGTGATTTGAAGGAAAATCTACTCAGACGATATAATTAAAAAGGGGAGGGGTTATGGAACTTAAGGCTCTTATAACGAGACTGCATGAGCATTCGACATCTACCATAGATATGTCGGATGCCATACAGAAGGCACTTATATACGATAACCTCAAGCTGATGGAGGGCATAAAGGGCACTGTAAGTTGCATCTTGAAGGAAGAGGGCTCGCTTACCGAGAAGTTTATCGAAAACTTGAAAAGCAACCCTGATGCGGCATTTTATGTAGCAGTTGCAGGGCATCTTGGAAAGATTGCCGACAGCATTGGAAGGGTCGGAGATGCAGTCGCTCAGAAGATTAATGAGGGCATACTTTTTAGCGACAAGGCAATGGATGAGATAAACTTCCTCATCGAAAAAACAAAAGACATACTTTCCAACACATCTGACATGATTCTTGCAAGAAACAGAATCGTAGCAGGCTATATAGCA is a genomic window containing:
- the bioD gene encoding dethiobiotin synthase, translating into MSRGFFITGTDTGVGKTVIAGLIIRALSILGFKTAGMKPVETGCIRQKDVLIPSDGTFLKNVSHMDEGINHIVPYCLEAPLAPMTASEMEGIDISPEKIKGAFDELKRRYDAVVVEGIGGLLVPLKKDYFVLDMIKDMGLPLIVVTRPSLGTINHTLLTVRYAKMEGIEIAGIIINYSSPSQGTQAEETSPHVISVLSPVPVIGIIPHLSDLGKETLEKIATKSLLFDIIRKYL
- a CDS encoding KUP/HAK/KT family potassium transporter, with the protein product MSEKNSPIKGIIQSLGLVFGDIGTSPIYTVTVVFLLLKPTHDNVLGVLSIIVWTLITLVTIQYNWLAMSLSKRGEGGVIVLREIFFSSVGGRKRLALIGILPIIGVSLLIGDGVITPAISILSAVEGALLIPGLEGLSTGSIVFIASMIAILLFAFQRRGTEKVAGAFGPVMCIWFSSLAIIGAAGIMSAPEVLKALNPYWGIKFLMENKFAGFIALGEIILCATGSEAMYADMGHLGSKPIRQAWTLVFPSLILNYLGQGAFIMQHPQAKNILFEMVFYYANALYIPFLFMSITATIIASQAMISGVFSIIYQGITTRLMPMFKVDYTSTERRSQIYIGSANWFLLFAVLFIMVEFKESSRLASAYGLAVTGAMTLTATVMSVIFYLRKKPLLSGISAAVALIDVAYLTASFYKLPQGGFWSLILASIPLFMIILYMNGQKRLYKSMDFMPLEDFLLKFRRVYAKTARLEGTAIFLIRDIEKIPFYITQTMFFHGVIYEDNIFVSIIKRDDPFGVIGFFKDDLSAGLRVFEIQMGYMEVINVEEILREAGVEERVVFYGLEDISARSPVWKLFSFIKRITPPFIQFYKFPPRKLHGVLTKIVI